In Lysobacter firmicutimachus, one genomic interval encodes:
- a CDS encoding TPM domain-containing protein, translating into MAASAAIARGRSAFAALLVGLWLLVLAALPGPLRAQALQPIPALTSPVVDTTATLDADARARLEAQARELQRRKGSQLQVLMVPTTAPEDIAAYAVRAYEQFRLGRKGVDDGVLLVVAKDDRRVRIEVGYGLEGAITDAQSGRIIQEYLAPKFRAGDYAGGLADASAMLVRLIDGEPLPAPMASGQGGGGEGDDGWLLAVFIAVFGAQFVRALLGRLPALLRGAITAVVVGGVAWLLSLAWWLVGLCALIGLFAGLLGSVGGHYARGGGWGGYGGGWGGGGGGWGGGGGGGGWSGGGGSSGGGGASGSW; encoded by the coding sequence ATGGCGGCATCGGCCGCAATCGCCCGTGGCCGCAGCGCGTTCGCGGCGCTGCTGGTCGGGCTGTGGCTGCTGGTCCTGGCGGCCCTGCCGGGGCCGTTGCGGGCCCAGGCTCTGCAGCCGATTCCGGCGCTGACCTCGCCGGTGGTCGACACCACCGCGACCCTCGACGCCGACGCCCGCGCGCGCCTGGAGGCGCAGGCGCGCGAGCTGCAGCGGCGCAAGGGCAGCCAGCTGCAGGTGCTGATGGTGCCTACCACCGCGCCGGAGGACATCGCCGCCTACGCGGTGCGCGCCTACGAACAGTTCCGCCTGGGCCGCAAGGGCGTCGACGACGGCGTGCTGCTGGTGGTGGCCAAGGACGACCGGCGGGTGCGGATCGAAGTCGGCTACGGCCTGGAGGGCGCGATCACCGACGCCCAGTCCGGCCGCATCATCCAGGAGTACCTGGCGCCGAAGTTCCGCGCCGGCGACTACGCCGGCGGCCTCGCCGACGCCAGCGCGATGCTGGTGCGGCTGATCGACGGCGAGCCGTTGCCGGCGCCGATGGCGTCCGGCCAGGGCGGAGGCGGCGAGGGCGACGACGGCTGGCTGCTGGCGGTGTTCATCGCCGTGTTCGGCGCCCAGTTCGTGCGCGCCTTGCTCGGCCGCCTGCCGGCCCTGCTGCGCGGGGCGATCACCGCCGTGGTGGTCGGCGGCGTCGCCTGGCTGTTGTCGCTGGCGTGGTGGCTGGTCGGGCTGTGCGCCCTGATCGGCCTGTTCGCCGGTCTGCTCGGCAGCGTCGGCGGGCACTACGCCCGCGGCGGCGGCTGGGGCGGCTACGGCGGTGGCTGGGGCGGCGGCGGAGGCGGCTGGGGCGGCGGTGGGGGCGGCGGCGGCTGGTCGGGCGGCGGCGGGTCCAGCGGAGGCGGCGGCGCCTCGGGGAGTTGGTGA
- a CDS encoding LemA family protein, with protein sequence MFRALIVLALTALLSGCGYNSIQQKDEAVTAAWSQVLNVYKRRADLVPNLVATVRGYASHEQQVLTQVTEARAKVGSINVNANDPESLKQFEQAQGELRGAIGRLLVVSENYPQLKADQSFLSLQTQLEGTENRIAVERQRYIGAVQDYNTYIRQFPTNLTAKLFGYATKPNFTVENAAEIQQAPKVDFGQPSAPAQTPPAPSQG encoded by the coding sequence ATGTTCCGTGCCTTGATCGTGCTCGCGTTGACCGCGCTGCTCAGCGGCTGCGGCTACAACAGCATCCAACAGAAGGACGAAGCGGTGACCGCCGCCTGGTCGCAGGTGCTCAACGTCTACAAGCGCCGCGCCGACCTGGTGCCGAACCTGGTCGCGACCGTGCGCGGCTATGCCAGCCACGAACAGCAGGTGCTGACCCAGGTCACCGAGGCCCGGGCCAAGGTCGGCAGCATCAACGTCAACGCCAACGACCCCGAATCGCTGAAGCAGTTCGAACAGGCCCAGGGCGAGTTGCGCGGCGCGATCGGCCGCCTGCTGGTGGTCAGCGAAAACTATCCGCAGCTCAAGGCGGACCAGAGCTTCCTCAGCCTGCAGACCCAGCTGGAAGGCACCGAGAACCGGATCGCGGTCGAGCGCCAGCGCTACATCGGCGCGGTGCAGGACTACAACACCTACATCCGCCAGTTCCCGACCAACCTGACCGCCAAGCTGTTCGGCTACGCGACCAAGCCCAATTTCACGGTCGAGAACGCGGCCGAGATCCAGCAGGCGCCGAAGGTCGATTTCGGCCAGCCCAGCGCGCCGGCGCAGACCCCGCCGGCCCCGTCGCAGGGCTGA
- a CDS encoding TerC family protein: protein MIELLTDPQVWITLITLSAIEIVLGIDNLVFISIAVSKLPFDQREKARKFGIAVACITRIALLLTLAWLAGLTSDLFHVFGQGISVRDLVLILGGAFLLVKGSMEIKDLIAGEDESEDVHTKPAASFMMVIAQIAVIDIVFSLDSVIAAVGMANHTPVMVAAILLAVGVMLLAAKPLGHFIDNNPTIKMLALAFIVLVGVYLIADGFEIHIPKGYIYGAMGFSALVECLNLWARRRATLRLSTE, encoded by the coding sequence GTGATTGAATTGCTGACCGATCCGCAAGTCTGGATCACCCTGATCACCCTGAGCGCGATCGAAATCGTGCTCGGCATCGACAACCTGGTGTTCATCTCGATCGCGGTCAGCAAGCTGCCGTTCGACCAGCGCGAGAAAGCGCGCAAGTTCGGCATCGCGGTGGCGTGCATCACCCGCATCGCCCTGCTGCTGACCCTGGCCTGGCTGGCCGGGCTGACCAGCGACCTGTTCCACGTGTTCGGCCAGGGCATTTCGGTGCGCGACCTGGTGCTGATCCTCGGCGGCGCCTTCTTGCTGGTGAAGGGCTCGATGGAGATCAAGGACCTGATCGCCGGCGAGGACGAGTCCGAGGACGTGCACACCAAGCCGGCGGCGTCGTTCATGATGGTGATCGCGCAGATCGCGGTGATCGACATCGTGTTCTCGCTGGACTCGGTGATCGCCGCGGTCGGCATGGCCAACCACACCCCGGTGATGGTCGCCGCGATCCTGCTCGCGGTCGGCGTGATGCTGCTGGCGGCCAAGCCGCTGGGCCATTTCATCGACAACAACCCGACCATCAAGATGCTGGCGCTGGCCTTCATCGTCCTGGTCGGCGTGTACCTGATCGCCGACGGCTTCGAGATCCATATCCCGAAGGGCTACATCTACGGTGCGATGGGCTTCTCGGCCCTGGTCGAGTGCCTGAACCTGTGGGCCCGTCGCCGCGCCACCCTGCGGCTCAGCACCGAATAA
- a CDS encoding diacylglycerol kinase → MADEYGHLPRGPGRILKAATWSFQGLRAAWLHESSFRLEVYLFLVLAPVGWYFGQNGVERSLLIGSILLVLSVELLNSAVEAVIERYGPEFHELAGRAKDMGSAAVFVLLMNVLLIWAAILGPRLWTHLMG, encoded by the coding sequence GTGGCTGACGAATACGGGCATCTGCCGCGCGGCCCGGGACGGATCCTGAAGGCCGCGACCTGGTCGTTCCAGGGGCTGCGGGCGGCCTGGCTGCACGAATCCTCGTTCCGGCTCGAGGTCTACCTGTTCCTGGTCCTGGCGCCGGTGGGCTGGTACTTCGGCCAGAACGGGGTCGAGCGCTCGCTGCTGATCGGTTCGATCCTGCTGGTGTTGAGCGTGGAGCTGCTCAACTCCGCGGTCGAGGCGGTGATCGAACGCTACGGTCCGGAGTTCCACGAGCTGGCCGGGCGCGCCAAGGACATGGGCTCGGCGGCGGTGTTCGTGCTGTTGATGAACGTGCTGCTGATCTGGGCCGCGATCCTCGGCCCGCGGCTGTGGACTCATCTGATGGGCTGA